GGTGTTCTACGTGGTGATGCGCAGCCTGGCGCTGCGCTTGCAGCGTCAGGGTTCGAATCCGAAGTTGCAGCTGGAGGAGCGCGCATCATGAAACGGTCTTTTCCACTTTTTATGTTGCCGTTGCTGCTGGTGGCCGGCTGCGCTGCGGTAGGGCCTGACTATTCCGCGCCGGTGCTGCCCGCCGCGCACAGGCCGGCAAGCTTCGGTGCGCCCGTTGCAGGTCTGGGCAGCGGCGAGGTCGAGGTGCAGTGGTGGCAAGTGTTCGACGAGCCGGCACTCAGTCAATTGATCCAGCAGGCGCTGGCGGCCAACCACGACATCGGCATCGCCGCCGTACGCCTGGATGAAGCCAAGGCGATGCTGCGCGAGAGCCGCCAAGGGTTTCTGCCCAGTGGCGGTGCCGCCCTCGGTTATGAGCACCGACGGCGCAGTGAAGTCGAGACACCGTTGGGCCAGGAACGCTCAATTGAAACCACCCGCGCGGCACTGGATGCGGCCTGGGAAATCGACCTGTTTGGGCGCGTCCGCCGTTCGGTAGAGGCAGCGCAAGCGCAGGCGGGGTCGCGCCAGGCATTGCTGCGCAGTGTACAGGCGAGCGTCGCCGCCACCGTCGCGGCCACCTGGTTCGAACTGCAAGGGATCGAAGCTGAACAGGCGGTGGTCGCGGATATCAGCCAGAGCCAGCGCGACAGCCTGGGCCTGGTGGAACATCTGGTCAGCGTCGGCGCCGCCACCGAGTTCGACCGGCTGCGCGCCGAGGCCTTGCTGCGCAATGTCGAGGCGGTAGCGCCCGACCTTGAACGGCGACGCGCAACCTCCACCAACGCGCTGGCCGTGCTACTGGGGCAAGCGCCGCAGGGGTTCAAGCCGCCTGCGGCCAAGCCCGGCCGTGAGGCCTTGAACCTGCGTACCCTGCAAGTCGGCGACCCGGCCGGCTTGTTGGCCCGGCGCGCCGATATCGCTGCGGCCGAGCGCACGCTGGCAGCCGAGACTGCACAAATAGGCGTGGAAACCGCGGGTTTGTACCCGGATATCCAGGTGCAGGGCTCCATCGGGCTACTGGCCGGAAGCCTCGGTTCGCTGGGGGACGCCGGTATGCAGTCGAACTTTATCGCCCCGGTGATTCGCTGGTCGCTGCTGGATACCGGACGCGTGCGCGCGCGAATCGCCGCCAGCGAGGCGCGCACCCAGGCGGCACTGATCGCCTACGACCAGGCCGTCTTGCGTGCCCTGCAAGAGACCGATGATGCGTTTCAGGCCAACAACGCCGCGGGCAATATCCTGAGCCTGAGGCTGCTGGAAGCGGCGGCCAATCGCGAGGCGGCCAGGTTTGCGCGTACGCGCTTTGCCGAAGGCGAGGGCGTGTATCTGGATGTGCTTGAGGCCGAACGCGCGGACTTCAACAGCCGCCGTGCGTTGACGGCGGCGCGTACCGGGCAGCGGCTGGCGGTGGTGGGGATTTACAAGGCGTTGGGAGGTGGATGGCAGATTTGTGAGCAGATGGGGCAGGGATGTGGGGTGGCGGTGATGCGATAGCGGCTAGTCCACGATGCGAAGCGAGCCGCTCTTGATCTTGCTCTTGATCTGCTTTTGATCTGAGGCGCCCCGTTAAACCACGCTGGCCGGAATTCGACAGGGATTTGGGGGGTGAACCGGCAGGGATGCCGGTTTAGCCGCCCCGCGCCATGGATGGCGCGTGGCGGCGGCCCCCCTAATCCCTGGCGGATTACGGGCACACCGAGCCTGGGCGAGGTGCCGAGTGGTGGGGCAAGAGCCTTTTGGTTACTTTGGGGCTCTTTTCCAAAGTGACCCGCTGTAAAAGCGGAACCAATAATGGCCGTTACCCAAACAACGGATATGTACTCGGTCTGATCCAGCATCCTGGTCGGCCCTGAGGCCGCCATCGGGAGCAAGCCCCCTCCCACATTACCCCTGGCAACTCCCTCCAAAAAGAAATTTCCTACAGGTGTTGACCTTGCCACTACAGGAACCTTTAGGCTTTTTTCCGTGTACGCCAAATCACAAAAACAAGAATCAAGGGGTTATCAATGGATACTGCTACCCTGCAACAACGCTCGGATTCCCATCGGTTTGCCACGGCTTCAACGCTGATGGCCAACGCCCTGGAACCCGGTGCCAATTACGCCCAGCTCACCCGTGCCCTCGAGGCACTGCTCACGCTGACCCGCCAGGGCCTTTCGGGAGATGCCGACGCCTACGCCCACTACCAGTCAGCTCTGCTGCAACTGCACATCCCGGGTGAGCCGCGCACTGAGCCGACCCGCCGCTGGATGGCCAGCGAGGTCTACCGCGTCGAAGATGAGTTCGCCGCCGACCTGCCGGGCTTCACCGCGTTGCCGGTGGATGAGTTCCGCCAGTTGGTCGACGCTGAAATCGCCGCGCGCAGCCGGGTCAACCACCCCATGTCGGTGCACCTGTTCCAGGGTACGCCGCCTGTGCAAGATGTGCGGTTCTTCCTGGAGCATCACTGGACCCGCTCCTACAACTTTTACAGCCTGCTGGCCGAACTGGCCTTTCGCTTTGAAGCGATCGAAGACGCCTCGGTGTTCTACCGCAACCTTTACGGTGAAGCGGGTGCCGAGACGCCGGAGCGTTCGCACCCGGCGATGCTGGCCCATCTGATGGAATATTTCGATATTGCGCTGGCGATTGATTTTCCTGCGCTGCATCCGTTGGAAAAGGCCTACCTCAATAATCGCATTCGCTGCGTGCGCCACACCGATGTCGCCTGGGGGCTTGCACTGCTCTATGCGGTGGAGTCAGTCAGTTGCGTCAACCATCGGCGCATCTACGAGCTGTTGCAGCGCCTCGACGTTCCGCAGCAACCCAGTGAGTTCCATCGCCTGCATGGCACCCAGGATGAGATCGATACCGAGGAGATGTGGGCACTGATTGCCAAGTTTGCCGGCGATGAAGGCTTCCAGCGCACGTTCATGCGCGCGTTGAAACGTCACTTCGAAATCAACAAGGCCTACTTCGACAGTTTGTGGCAGCAGATGCAGGCACAGCGCCTGTCTGCCTGAACCCTGTGATCGCAGAACAACAATAATGGAGCACATGATGAGCCCACGTAATTTCTCGCAGCCGCAGTTGCAGAATATCCACACCGCCGAAGCCCGCTTGTTGGCCGAAGCGCTGAAGCCCGAGGCAACGTTCAATCGCATCGAGATTGCCGCCAATATGCTGAGCGGCCTGTGCGAGTCCGGCTTGCAGGGCGACGCCGCAAATGCGGCGCAGTGCCAGCAATTGCTGTATATCCTTTCGCTGAGCGATGACGTTGCCAGCGCCTCGACCCGCCGCTGGCTGGCCAATGCCATCTATCGCGTGCAAGAGCGCTTCATGCCCTCGGTGGATCTGGCATCGCCCTTGTCCGAAACCGGCTTTCAGCAACGCCTGGAAGAACAAATTGCCGCGCAATCGCGAGAGCATCACCCGATGTCGCAGTATGTGTTTGAGGGCAAGGCTTCCCGCGAACAACTGCAGGTGTTTCTGCGCCATCAATGGTTCCGCACCTACCGCCTGTACCGTGATGCCGCCGACCTGTTGGTCAACCTGACCGACGTCGACGAGGCTGCCGCACTGGGCCGTTATCTGTACGGCGAATTGGGCGAAGAAGACGAGCAGCGCTCCCACCCTCGGTTGTTGGCCAAGCTCCTCGCCGCCATTGGCCTGACCGCTGATTTCGAAGCCATCTCGACCATGCCCGAAGAAATCGCCTACCTGAACAACCGCGCGCGGTGTTTCCGTAACCCCGATGTCGGCTGGGGCCTGGCGGTGTTCTATATCACCGAGCTGGTGGTGCCCGGCAATCACGGCAAGCTGTACAACGCTTTGCGCAACGCGGGCTTGAGCCAGGACGACGCGCAGTACTACGAAGTGCATATCAGCCTGGTGCCGCCGCGGGCCAAGCGTGAATGGGCGTTGATTTCACGCCGTATTCCGGACCTCGGGTTCCAGAACGCGTTTCTGACCTCGCTGGCCGAGCATTTTCGGCTGGAGCGGGCTTATTACGATGCGGTCTGGGAAGAAATGCAGCGCGTGAAATAGCCCTCCCTGGACAACGCGAGTACCCCGACATGCCAAGTCATATCACTGAATCCCGTATCCACGGGGGCGCTTACTCGTCCCCGGAATTTGCCGCGATCTTCTCTGATGCCAATCAGGTGCAGAAGTGGCTCGATGTTGAAACAGCACTGGCGGCGACCCAGGCGCAGATGGGCATCATCCCCCCTGAGGCCGCGCGGGAAATCGCCCGGGTCGCCAGTGTGGAACTGCTGGACCTTGATGCCCTGGGACGCCAAAGCATGGAAACCGGGCATATCCTGGTGCCGACCCTTCGCGCACTGGAGGCCCTGTGCGCCGATGGCCTGGGTGAATACGTGCACTACGGCGTAACCACCCAGGACATCCTCGACACCGGCCTCATGTTGCAGGTCCGCGATGCCTGGGGCCTGGTGTTGCAGCGTTTGCGCGCTATCCGTGGGCATTTGCTCAAGCTTGCGCTGCGGCACAAACACACACCGATGGTCGCCAGGACCCACGGGCAACAAGCGCTGCCCACCACGTTCGGCTACAAGGTGGCGGTGTGGGTCGATGAGATCGATCGACACCTTGAGCGTTTTGACGAAGCCTATGCCCGGGTCATGGTGGGCAATCTCACCGGCGCCGTGGGCACCCTGGCCGGCCTTGGCCCGCAGGGTCTGGAGGTGCAGCGCCGGACTCTGGAAAGCCTCGGCCTGGCGGCACCGTTGAGCAGTTGGCACAGCGCCCGCGACCGCATTCTGGAGGCGGCGTGGTTGCTGGTGCAGGCATCGGCAACCCTGGGCCGGGTTGCCAATGAGATCTACCACCTGCAACGCACCGAGATTGATGAAGTGCGCGAAGGGCGACGGGCAGGGCAGGTGGGGAGCAGCACCATGCCCCACAAGCACAACCCGTCGACGGTGGATTTGATCAGCGCGCTGTCGCGCCTGGTGCGTGCGCAGATGCTTGCGCTCACCGACGCGGCATTCCAACTGCATGAGCGAGACGGCACCACCTGGCGGATTGAATGGGCGGCCTTGCCGGAGCTGTTCATCTACGCCGGGGCCTTGCTCGCCCGTATGGAAGGCGTACTGCTGGCCGGCCTGGACGTGCGTGAAGCACGGATGCGCAGCAACCTGGACATGCTCGGCGGGCTGATCCTGTCGGAACGCATCATGCTCGCGCTGGCGCCGCGTCTGGGCAAGCAGACGGCCCATTACCTGATCCACGACATCGCCCTGCAGGCCCAAGGTTTGGGCGGTTCTTTTCGCGAAGCCTTGCTCAGCGATCAACGTCTGCACGGCTGTTTCACCCGCCAGGCACTCGACGACCTGCTTGACCCGGCCGCCTACACCGGGTTGGCGGCGGAGATGGTCGAACTGGTGGCCAATAAAACAATCCCCCGCTGTTCAAGCGATGGCCTTGAGGCGGTGATGGCAACCCAAGGCAATACCAGTCAGTCCCAGTACGCTATGGAGGGTATGTAATGGATGCGCAAACGTTGGAAGCGGTAGCCCGTGCGTCTTGCACCGCACGCACCGAACACCTGGGCCTTGATCATGAAGGCGAGCAATGCCGCCATGAACACAGCCACATTCTCGACTCGAAAACCCACGGTTCAGGCTATGCCGGCCCGCAGAGCCGCAAGATCTTCTGCAGTCACTGTCGCTTGCAACGCTGGCTGGATGTGGAAGCCGCGCTGGCCATGGCTCAGGCCGATGTGAATATCATCCCGCGCGAGGCCGCCCTGGAAATCGAAAAAGCCGCCTTGCTGTCGGGCATCAATGTGCGTCAGTTGGCCGACGGTGTGGCAGCCACCGGCCATTCGCTGATGCCGTTGCTGAGCGCCCTGCAAAAAAATTGCAGCCCAAGCGCCCGCGAGTACGTGCACTACGGCGCCACCACCCAGGATATCCAGGACACCGCCCAGTCCCTGGAAATGCGCGACGTCCTCGACGCGATGGACCAGGCCCTGGAGACCTTGCTCGGCAAGTTGTCGACCCTGGCCGATGCGCACCGTGACTCGCTCATGGTGGCCAGGACTCACTCGATCCCGGCGTTGCCGACCACCTTCGGGCTGAAGGTCGCCGGCTGGATCGATGAACTGTTGCGGCATCGCCAGCGCCTGGTCGAAGCGCGTCAGCGTGTGCTGGTGGTGCAGCTGTTCGGCGGGGTTGGCACCATGGCGGCGTTCGGCCCGGAAGCGATACCGATGCTGGAACGCTTTGCGCAGCGTCTGTCGCTGCAAGTGCCGCTGACGGGGTGGCACGTGTCCCGTGACCGCGTCGCGGAGTTTGTCAGCACCCTGGCCATGGTCACGGCCTCCTTGGCCCGTGTGGCCGATGAGATCCGCACGCTCAATCGCTGGGAAATCGCTGAAGTGGAAGTGGGCTGGAGCGACCAGCAGATCGGCAGCAGCACCATGCCGCACAAACGCAACCCCGAAGGCTGCGAGCAAGTGGTGGTGTTGGCGCGGCTGGCCAAGGCCCAGGTCATGCTGGCCCTGGACGCGATGATCCTCGAACACGAGCGTGATTACCGCGGCACACGCCTGGAATGGTGTGCGGTGGCGGACGTTTCTCACTATGCGCTGATGGCGCTGTCGATCCTGACCGACACCATCGACGGGCTCACCGTTAACGTCAAAAAGATGGAGGGCACTGCCCATGCCTACGGCGATGCGATCTGCACCGAAGCGGTGGTGTTCGAAATGGCGCGCAAGCTGGGCAAGAGCAGCGCCTACCAGATCATCTTTGAAGTGTCCCAGGCCAGCCAGCGTGATCACGTATCGATCCGCGCCGCAATCGAAGCCGACGCCCGGGTGCTTGCCGTCATGAATGCAGGCGCTTTGGCGCGACTGTTCGAGCCGAGAACTCACCTGGGCATGTCCGAACACATCGTCGATAACGTGCTGTCCAAACTGGCGGCGCGTTGATCACTGAACAGACTTACACAATCATCAAGGAGCGACAGATGTCCAAACTTATGGAAGTTGATCAAGCCAAGGTTCAACAGTTTTCGGCGCGCATAATGGAGGATTACGGCAACACGCTGCGCGGCGCCATGCTCTACATCGGCGACCAGTTGGGTTTGTTCAAGGCACTGGCCGATGGCGAGGCCGTCACCCTGGAACAATTGGCGCACAAGACCGGCTACAACGCCCGCTACTTGCGTGAATGGCTGGGCAGTATGGTCACCGGCAATTATGTGACCTATGACGCGCAAACTCGCCAATACCGGATGCCCGCTGAATTTGTGCCGGTACTTGCCGATGAAGACTCGCCGTATTTCGCCGGTGGCATCATCCAGTTGAGCGTGCCGTTCGTGAGCATGGCACCCAAAGTCATCGAAGCCTTCCGCCATGGCGGTGGCTGTGCCGAAGAAGCGTTCCCGCTGGAAACCTGGAAAGGCATGGAGCGCATGACCATGCCTTGGTACAAGCACTACTTGGTCCAGCACTGGATCCCGTCCCTGGACGGCGTCGAAGAGAAGCTCAAAACCGGCGGCAGTGTGCTGGATTTCGGCTGCGGCGCGGGCCTGGCGGCGATCACTATGGCCAAGGCTTACCCCGAGGCGCGCATCGTCGGCTGCGATTTCCACTTGCCTTCCATCGAGTTGGCGCGCGCCAACGCCGAGGCGGCTGGGGTGGGCGACCGGGTGCAATTCGAGGTCAACGATTCGGATGCCCTGCGCGGACAGCAGTTCGACTTCGTGACCACTTTCGTGGTGATCCACGACGCCACTGACCCCCAGCAAATGCTCAAGGACCTGCGCGCCGCCACGGCCAAAGACGGCACCTACCTGATGGTAGAACTCAACCTGTCCGAAGAGCTGCACGAGAACATGAACCTGTTCGGCCGCGTCATGTACCCGCAGAGCACCCTCTATTGCATGACCTGCTCGCTGTCCCATGGCGGGGAAGGGCTGGGAGCGTTCATGGGCGAGAAACGTGCGCGCCAGATGGCGCAGGCGGCCGGTTTCAGCCATTTCCGCAAAGTCCCCTCGGAGTGGCCGCCGATGCCGGCGCTATTCGAGCTCAAACCTTGATGTGAGCTTGCTGTGGCGAAGGCGCTTGCACCCTCGCCACGGTGCGCAGCGTTCCCGAAATATTGCGCAATAAGGCAATTTAATGGCCCCTTTGTAACAAAATCCTCGCCAAAATCACTTTTATTTTCAGGTGGTTAGGCGGGGATGCAAATGCGCACTGTTGGAATGATGCTGATTGCCTGCTCCCTGGCGGGGGGCGCGACCACCGTACAGGCTCGGGAGTTGCGCGAGGGCGACAAGTACATGTGCAGTTGGGGCGCGGGCACAGCTGCCAGGGCTCAGGAGTTGAAGTTGTCCGGAGTGTCGCTGTATGCCGCTCGGCAGAAGATCCAGACCATCAAGTTCAACAAATCCTGGATGCGCATGATGGCCATGGGGATTACCGAGCAAACCTATGACAGCCACTCAAGACTGAAGCCGGAGGCGATCCGCAAAAGTTTTTACCAGGATTGCCTGCGCTACAAAGTCGCACGTAAATAAGCCGAAGCCGTTTAACGGCGCTTACAAATCCCCCACAAACCCTGTGTGAGTATTTGCATACAATTGCGCACTTCTTCATGGAGGCTTGTATGCGAGTGCTTATTCGAGCGGCGACAGCCGATGATGTCGACACGCTGTGTGCTATTCGCACCTCGGTGGTGCAAAACCATCTGAGCCTTGAGCAGATGGCCGAACGGGGGATCACGCCGCCGGTACTGATCGACGCGTTACGCCAAGCGCCTTGCGCCTGGATCGCCGAAGTCAACGGCCAGGCCGCCGGATTTTCCATGGTTGATCTGGATGAAGGTGAAGTGTTCGCGATGTTTGTGTTGCCTACACACGAGAACCTGGGCCTGGGACGGCAACTGATGGCAGTGGCTGAAGCCGCTTTGTTTGAACGCCACGACAGGCTGTACCTGATCACTGACGGGCGTGGTGAAGTCCGTGCCAACGGTTTCTATCAACACCTGGGCTGGTCCAACGTCGGCCCGGTTGATGGCGACGATGTTCGCTACGAAAAGAGCAGGGCGCCGTAAGGTCATGAATGCCCCAAAACCCACATCCTCCAGCGGCTTGCTGTATCTCGCCGTGGGGGTGCTGTGCCTCGCGGCGCTGCTGGGGTTCTATTTCGTTCAACTCAACGCCCAGGTGGACCGCCAGCGTGAAGAGGCCGCTGAGCGCCTGGCGCTTTGTCGGCACATGGAGACCGTCGTGGAGGTGAGCGCTGCCAGGCGCGCTGAACTTCAACAGACGTGCAAGCAATTGAATGAACAGTGATTGAACAGTGTGCCGTACCTAATCAATAACCCTTTTTTATAGATGGACTTATGGCACGGGTATAACCGTTACTTGCACCAAAAAGTGGCACTCATTGTTCCCGTTACCTTAAAAAACATGTGGTTATTGAATGACTTACAGCGCTTTCAATCCGACGAAAGGATTAAAATAATCTTGTTACACGTTTTTACAGTCGCTACTATAGCCGGGCGTTCACCTCCCACGGTTTATGCATTTTTAAATCCCAAGTTTCCATCAGCTACTTGGGATTTTTTTTTGCCTGGAATTAAATACGGGCAATAACGGCAGCGATACGGCCTGTCATTCGAAACGCGCTCGTTGCCGGGCGAAATGAGGCATGGCTAACACTTTTGCATCAATCGTCCGGCCTGCGACAAAACCTCATCTACGCTGTTTGGATCACAACCACCAGGTAGGCCCGCACAAGGGCGCTTGTCATGATCTCGATCGTCGAACTCAACCGCATCATGGCCTCGGGGTTCCAGCCTCTTTGCTGCGACTGCACCTTGAACAGCGATGGCTCGTTGCGCATCAGCATCTATGAGCCGCAGTCCGGTCGCGTCGATCTTTTGTTGACGTGCGTATCCCCTGAGGGCCTGGACAGCATCCGTTCCATCTCAAACCTGATTGGTGAGTTGCGTGCCGAGATCAAGGCCGGGCGCCGTGGGTTTGCGGCGGTGGGTTAGTGGCTGTGCGCGGCGTCAGAGGCGCCGCAGGAAGGATTTGACGATGTGACGGGTGGCGTCGGTGGTGTCCAGTTCGTCCAGGGCGCTGTAGGCGTACCACTGGCAGGCAACGATTTCGTTGCACGGCCGCGCCTCCTCGATATTCACCACCGAGGCCTCGAACACGTGGTGCAGCGTGTCGCGGGCCTTCAGTTCTTGCAAGTACAGCAAGCCATCGACGCTTAATCCGGTTTCTTCTTCCAGCTCGCGTTCGGCGGCGCCCACCGGGCGTTCGTTGCGTTCTACCTTGCCGCCCGGCAAGGCCCACTTTGATCTGGCCTTGCGCACGAAGAGAATATGCCCTTCATGTTCGCAAATGACGGTTGCCCTAATTTTCATCGTATGTGCCCCCGCGCCGGATGAATGTCACAAAAGTGTAATGCAAATGTCATGCTAAGTGGTTATGGCGTGCCGGGTTCTGTATGTGGATACTGCCCGATTGACGAAGACGAACGAGGGCATTCGATGAAGACCATACGCTGGGGCATGATCGGCTGTGGCAGTGTCACTGAGTTAAAGAGTGGACCCGCTTTCTACAAAGCGCCAGGTTCGGCATTGGTGGCCGTGATGGGGCGGCGTATCGAGGCGGTGCGCGATTATGCGACGCGGCACGGTATCGCGCGTTTTTATACCGATGCCCAGGCACTGATCAATGACCCTGAGGTGGATGCGGTCTACATCGCCACACCGCCCGACAGTCACCTTGAATACAGCCTGATGGTGGCAGCGGCGGGCAAGCATTGCTGCGTCGAAAAGCCCATGTCGCTGAATGCCGAGCAGAGCGCATTGATGCAACGCACCTTCGAGCGCGCCGGGCTGCACCTGTTTGTTTCCTACTATCGGCGTTCGTTGCCGCGCTTTCAGCAAGTGCGCAGCTGGTTGCAGGAAGGTCGTATCGGTGAGTTGCGGCACCTGACCTGGACCCTGTGCAAGCCTGCCGCTGCAACTGATGGCAACGCCGCCAATTGGCGCACCGATCCGGCCATTGCCGGTGGCGGCTATTTCGCCGACCTGGCCAGCCACGGGTTCGACCTGTTCCAGTACCTGGCCGGGGATATTGTCGAGGTCTCAGGCTTTTCCGCGCGTCAGGCCGGGCGCTACGCGGCAGAGGATGCCGTGACGGCCTGCTGGACCTTCGCCAATGGTGCCTTGGGCATGGGCTGCTGGAACTTCGTGGCGGACCGTCGCGAAGACCGTGTCGAATTGATCGGCAGCCGTGGCCGCATTCAGTTTTCAGTGTTCGAGGACCAGCCATTGCGCCTGGAAGGCGAAACCAGCGAGGTGTTGGAAGTGCCGTGCCATGCGCATATCCAGTGGCACCACGTACTGGGCATGAATGCGCATATTCGCGGGGACGCCGAACATCCGTCGCTGGCGATCGAGGCGTTGAAGACCGATATCATCCTGGACAAGGTGTTGCAACGTTACTCCAACCATCCCTAGCTGCCGCGATAGCGTGAGACTTCATTTTTAAAGGAATACCGGGATGAAATACTGGATGGTGTTGTGGCTCCTGATCGCCACAGTTGCAACTGCGGCGCCGCGTGACCAAGGGCTGCCGGGGGAGTTTGACTTTTATGTGCTGTCGTTGTCGTGGTCACCGACCTTCTGCTTGACGCACCCAGGCAATGAACAGTGCACGGGCAAGGGCTATGGGTTTGTGTTACACGGCTTGTGGCCGCAATACGTGCGGGGAGGGTGGCCGGCCTCCTGTGCGCCACAGTCACGCTTGAATGACGAGGAAATGGACAAGGGCGCGTCAATGTTTCCAACCCGTGCGCTGCTCAAGCACGAGTGGGCCAAGCATGGCACCTGCAGCGGGCTCGAACCGCTGGAGTATCTGGACAAGACCGACACGGCACTCGGCGCGGTGGTCATTCCGCCGCAACTGCAGCCATTCAATACACCACCGTCGCTACAGGCGCGTGAGATTGAGGACTTGTTTCGCGAGAGTAACCCGCGCATGGGCAATCACGGCTTGGCAGTGATCTGCAAGGGCAAGGTGCTGTCGGAGGTACGCGTGTGCCTGACCAAGGAGCTGGCATTCACCGGGTGCCCGCGCAGTGTAAAAAGCCAATGTCGTAGCGGTGATATTCGCATTCCGACGCAGCGCTGAGCTCAATTGCGGGAGCCAGGTTAAAGCCAACACTGATCTTGTGGGAGGGGGCTTGCTCCCGATGGCGGCCTCAGGGCCGACCAGGATGCTGGATCAGACCGAGTACATATCCGTTATTTGGGTAACGGCTGCTATTGGTTCCGCTCTTACAGCGGCTCACTTTTGAAAAGCGCAAAAGTAAGCAAAACGCTCTTGCCCCACCACTCGGCACCTCGCCCAGGCTCGGTGTGCCCGTAATCCGCCATGGATTTGGGGGGCCGCCGCCACGCGCCATCCATGGCGCGGGGCGGCTAAACCGGCATCCCTGCCGGTTTACCCCCCAAATCCCTGTCGAATTCCGGCCAGCGTGGTTTGACGGGGCGCCTGAGATCAAAAGCAGATCAAGAGCAAGATCGGCTCGCTTCGCATCGTGGTTACGGGGTGTGCGGAAGCTATAAAGTTGTGTAGATATTTATGCGGTGATGACCAGGCAGTTGGTCGCCGACTGACGGTTATTGTCAGAAATTTCCCACAGGAGTACAAATGTACTCCATGACAAACCTGACTCCCCGCCGTACCGCCATCCTGACTTTCATTCGCGAGCGCATCGCGCACCAAGGTCAGCCCCCCAGCCTCGCCGAGATCGCCGAGGCGTTCGGCTTCGCCTCGCGCAGCGTCGCCCGCAAGCATGTGGTGGCCTTGACCGAAGCCGGTTTCATTGAGGTCAACCCCAACCAGGCCCGTGGTATTCGTTTGCTCAATCAACCCGCGCGTCCCGAGTGGCTGGATGTGCCGGTACTTGGCCGCGTGGCGGCTGGCCGGCCCATCGGTGCCGATGCGGACGTGCACAGCCACTTGCAACTGGATCCGGCCACTTTCGCCAAGACCCCTGACTACCTGCTGCGAGTACAGGGTGATTCGATGATCGAAGACGGCATTCTCGACGGCGATCTGGTGGGCGTACGTCGCAGTGCCGAAGCCTTGAACGGGCAGATTGTGGTGGCGCGTCTGGACGGTGAGGTCACCATCAAGCGCTTCGAGCGCAACGGCGAGCGGGTGCGTTTATTGCCGCGCAACCCGGCATATCAACCCATTGTGGTCGGCCCCGACCAGGACTTGGCCATCGAAGGGGTGTTCTGTGGCCTGGTGAGGCAAGGCTGATGGGCGCCGTAGTTGCCCTGGACTCGCTGTTCAATGGCGGGCGAGTCTGGAAGGGCCGGCCCGCCGCACCACCGGCCAGCGTGCACCCCACGGGGCTGGCGGCGCTGGATGCGGTGCTGCCCACTGGCGGCTGGCCGGAAGCGGCCTTGAGTGAAATCCTCATGGCCAAGGACGGGGTGGGCGAATTGCAACTGGTGCTGCCAACCCTGGCGCGCTTGTCGGCCCTGGGTGAGCGTATTGTGCTGGTGGCGCCGCCC
This genomic stretch from Pseudomonas synxantha BG33R harbors:
- a CDS encoding class I SAM-dependent methyltransferase; this encodes MSKLMEVDQAKVQQFSARIMEDYGNTLRGAMLYIGDQLGLFKALADGEAVTLEQLAHKTGYNARYLREWLGSMVTGNYVTYDAQTRQYRMPAEFVPVLADEDSPYFAGGIIQLSVPFVSMAPKVIEAFRHGGGCAEEAFPLETWKGMERMTMPWYKHYLVQHWIPSLDGVEEKLKTGGSVLDFGCGAGLAAITMAKAYPEARIVGCDFHLPSIELARANAEAAGVGDRVQFEVNDSDALRGQQFDFVTTFVVIHDATDPQQMLKDLRAATAKDGTYLMVELNLSEELHENMNLFGRVMYPQSTLYCMTCSLSHGGEGLGAFMGEKRARQMAQAAGFSHFRKVPSEWPPMPALFELKP
- a CDS encoding GNAT family N-acetyltransferase, whose translation is MRVLIRAATADDVDTLCAIRTSVVQNHLSLEQMAERGITPPVLIDALRQAPCAWIAEVNGQAAGFSMVDLDEGEVFAMFVLPTHENLGLGRQLMAVAEAALFERHDRLYLITDGRGEVRANGFYQHLGWSNVGPVDGDDVRYEKSRAP
- a CDS encoding DUF1652 domain-containing protein produces the protein MISIVELNRIMASGFQPLCCDCTLNSDGSLRISIYEPQSGRVDLLLTCVSPEGLDSIRSISNLIGELRAEIKAGRRGFAAVG
- a CDS encoding NUDIX hydrolase, whose amino-acid sequence is MKIRATVICEHEGHILFVRKARSKWALPGGKVERNERPVGAAERELEEETGLSVDGLLYLQELKARDTLHHVFEASVVNIEEARPCNEIVACQWYAYSALDELDTTDATRHIVKSFLRRL
- a CDS encoding Gfo/Idh/MocA family protein gives rise to the protein MKTIRWGMIGCGSVTELKSGPAFYKAPGSALVAVMGRRIEAVRDYATRHGIARFYTDAQALINDPEVDAVYIATPPDSHLEYSLMVAAAGKHCCVEKPMSLNAEQSALMQRTFERAGLHLFVSYYRRSLPRFQQVRSWLQEGRIGELRHLTWTLCKPAAATDGNAANWRTDPAIAGGGYFADLASHGFDLFQYLAGDIVEVSGFSARQAGRYAAEDAVTACWTFANGALGMGCWNFVADRREDRVELIGSRGRIQFSVFEDQPLRLEGETSEVLEVPCHAHIQWHHVLGMNAHIRGDAEHPSLAIEALKTDIILDKVLQRYSNHP
- a CDS encoding ribonuclease T2 family protein — encoded protein: MKYWMVLWLLIATVATAAPRDQGLPGEFDFYVLSLSWSPTFCLTHPGNEQCTGKGYGFVLHGLWPQYVRGGWPASCAPQSRLNDEEMDKGASMFPTRALLKHEWAKHGTCSGLEPLEYLDKTDTALGAVVIPPQLQPFNTPPSLQAREIEDLFRESNPRMGNHGLAVICKGKVLSEVRVCLTKELAFTGCPRSVKSQCRSGDIRIPTQR
- the lexA gene encoding transcriptional repressor LexA; its protein translation is MYSMTNLTPRRTAILTFIRERIAHQGQPPSLAEIAEAFGFASRSVARKHVVALTEAGFIEVNPNQARGIRLLNQPARPEWLDVPVLGRVAAGRPIGADADVHSHLQLDPATFAKTPDYLLRVQGDSMIEDGILDGDLVGVRRSAEALNGQIVVARLDGEVTIKRFERNGERVRLLPRNPAYQPIVVGPDQDLAIEGVFCGLVRQG